The DNA sequence tttatgtaaaattgtatttatatgGCGATCGGAAAATCATACGTGGACTTCACTACCAGTGAATTAAATGATGTTGTCTATTCttaaataaaactaacattattttgttaaacaCTTACTAGCTAGCATCGTCTTAGGCAATCCTATTTTTATCGTATAACTGTAAACCAATtcagattttataattttataaattaatttttaaaattgtgaaataaaTCAGAGATCAGTTAATAATTTCTCTCACAATCTGACgtattaaaagttaaaacaggGCCCGGAATGCAATTAGCCTCTAAAATAGGATCAGTACGAGAAAAACACGTGTGAAACGCAAAAATCTGAAATCAGTTAAATTGGTTGATAAGGAGGGTTTGTGGATTGtatcaattaaatagaaatctCACAACTTGCTATACCTCAGCAAAAATGGAGCAGACTTTCATCATGATCAAGCCTGATGGTGTTCAGAGAAATCTGGTTCTTGTTTTTCTTAAGCAAACGTTATTTTAGTTTCTAATTCGAAGTTGGAATTTGTTACATATTCATTCACAATCATGAATTGTTGTAAAACCTTACTTATTTTTGTGGTGatagaaaatgagaaatttcaTTGTACTATGTGATTTGGTTTTGATTGGCTAAGTTGAAAATTGTAATAGATCATGTGGATGTTTGCAACGATTTGGTGGAAGATTTTAGAATATTGAAATTGGTATGGTTTTGTGTATGTTTGGGGTTCAGGTAGGTGAGATCATTGGCAGATTTGAAAAGAAAGGTTTCACCTTGAAAGGTACATTTTGCTCTTCAGCTATAAACCTCATTTTTGTTAGTTGCAGTGATTGTCAGTGCTTCCATGATTGTGTTTAACTTCGAGTTAGGCTATAAAGCTATAAAGCTACCGCCTTTTGCATTGGATTTTCATTTAACCTGTGCGTTTATTTGTACGATCGCTCTAAAGTTGAGGCATTTAACTTGTTAATTGCTCACATTAATGTGATGTTACTGATTTAAGCAACAAAATTGAGGTGTTTATCTTGTTCATTGCTCACTTATGTGATTAATGTTATGTTGCTGATTTAAGCAACAAATGCCCTTACTGTTTTGATTTCGTTTATCCGAATGGTGAAGGACAGTGGTTTTAGGCAAAAGTAAtgctccttccgtcccaagaATTAGTGCAAATCAAGGAACTATGCTTGTGTAACTTTGGAATGATTTCAGCTTTGTGTTGTTTATTGCATTTTCAGCTATGTTATCATAGACTATTGAGTTTTGCATCATGTTATTTGATAGTATTGAATACCTTTTGGTACCCCTATTCAGGTCTTAAGCTAATTAGTGTGGATAGTGCTTTTGCTAAGAAGCACTATGCTGATTTATCTGCCCAGCCCTTCTTCAACAAACTGGTGGATTACATTGTTTCTGGACCTGTTGTTGCAATGGTTTGGGAAGGTAGGAATGTCGTGGCCACCGGCAGGAAGATGATCGGAACCACCAACCCATCTGATTCTGCTCCAGGGACCATCCGTGGTGATTACACCATTGACATGGGCAGGTGAGGTTTCCTCTGCGATACTCATTTGGTTATTAAGCTttagagagcttctactttACTTCCCCTGCAAACCGTGCATGGGTATCACACCGTTACAAATGCAGGAACGTCATTCATGGCAGTGATGCTGTTGAGAGTGCAAAGAAGGAGATTGCTCTTTGGTTCCCACAGGGCATTACAGAATGGAAGAGCAGCGCGCACCATTGGATCTTCGAGTAAACATCCGACTTCAACCTTTGGCAGATTGCTGCAGGAAGTGATGAGTATTCACTTCAAATTGAGTGTTAGAACATTGGATTTGGAAGTTTGTTTTCCTTGCAATTTTGCTATTACACATTTCAATGTCTAATACTACTAGATGTTATTTGACTATTTAAAACATTTGAATAATTTGCCTTTCTATTTGTAGAAAAagaatcacaattttttttggcaatcGATAAATGACAAGTCACTCTCCCTCTCCCAAACTGTCCCACATTCTtgtaatcaaaatttaacagAACTAAATTCACCAAAATTCAACATATTCAATTCAAGATTTTGGGCATTTAAGTAACCCAAATTTCAGctaaataagaagaaaaaacaaaccgTATCTTTAAAATctcatgagagagagagggatgCAGTTACATCAAGCAATGACTACTATTGATATCTGCCATCATATTCCAACCACAACAATATCACTCTTCCTAACAAATACATATCCTCCTGccaaatggaaaaaaaaaattataaaaagaaatcgAAACGATTTGGATTTTGCCTCTGAAGAGCAAGTTAGGGTTAACTTGCTTTTTGCATACAGAAAATCTGCTTGGCTTCTTGGTACTCTTCCACCATAACCAAGAATGCAGCAAATTTGGAGGAAGATTGATCCGGGTAAACTACAATACAGTATTGAAGCACTCTTATGCATTCATTCAAAACCACGATGGCtaacccctattccactaccGACTAAGAAGTTTATATGAGGGCAAGTCTTGTAGGTATCTGATGTCTTCTTGGAGAAGCTCACTTTCAAGTTGACGACGAGTAGCTTTCATCACAGCCTGAGTGtatgaagaaattaaattatgtgaaatGGAAGATGAAGGGACATTGCTAAATAATTTATCAGAAACCTAAGTACACGAAAGCTCATTTCAAGCATTCTACAACATAAAGGTCAAATGCTGATTCATTTGAAAAGTTCATGGATGAGCCAAGGTACTTACATTGAAATCCATGTAAGAAGCTCGCATGGTAAGCCATTGATGGTCCATTAGCTTGAATGTTATACAATATAGAAGGTCAAATGCTGCTTCATTTTCTGTCGAGCAAAAGAATCAAAGAATTCATCAAAAACAGGGAAATATGTTCAGAAAATACAGTGTCTATTTCTACCTACATGACTACCCCACACAAACTAGAAAAGAAGAACAAAACTGCACACACAAATTGAGGCTCTCTATCAAGGTGAGAATGAAGCTAAAGCATTACCAGCAAGAAATTTCAAGAAGGTTGCTCCAACAAGAGTTCTTGGCTTATCTGCAAAGACAAGGCAAAACAAGACATGATGAACAACGGCAGATACTTTCATCCAGTGTTTACTAGGATTTGTTTATTAGTTATGGCTCCTTTGGCTGTATAATACTGATTTCCTCTGCATTGACTATTGTCTCATTTCAGTTAACTCATTGCCTGCATGCAAAATACTTGTTCATTTCACACGACCCACAAGCATCAACTGGCAGTGACCCAATGTGTAGTAAGTGAATTCAAACCCAGTGTGATTGCAAGTGATGACAGTTAGCAGAAAGATCTCATTCAATCATTGCAAGAATCGATAGGAATTAAGGTAAGGATGTCAATAGCCAATTCTGAAGCAAGTGAGACATGAAAAATTTACAGCTGTTCAACCTAATACTTAATAAAACCATgtagatttatttaatttttctgatTAAGATAGTTCGTTTAATTACAATTTTGGATAGGAATACAGCATTCAGCAAatccttttatttatattatttgtcaGATTCAAAAACTCACAGGATTCAAGATCAAGCATCTGAATCAGCATGAATGTGATATTGACCCCAGCTACAGCAAATGGGTATTCCCACATTGCCCGATCACCTTCCTGCTTGCGAAGAAGATCCTGGAAAGATTTCTACAGAAGAAAAACATTAGTAAGCCCGGGACAAAAATCTCAAATACCTATCCAGGGAAAATTTGCACTGGCAGCAATGAATATgacaaaaatgaagaaagacaATCGTCTTATAGACATGAACAAGTAAACTCCTTCTAGTCCAATAAAGGACATGAAAGCATCTCCATATTCACTTGTAGCCATGCATTTTCATACTACTGGACATGTGTACCCTCAATCCAAAGCACAGAAATCACGAGTCTAAGAGAAGATAAATATCATTTACATTTACAGAAATACTACATGTAAATTTTATTGACATTGAAATTCATGAAAACCCCAAATTTAGTAATGAAAAAACCAAGAAGCTCTTGaacttaatatttatttagaataaaagccaatttgagattgaaagagagagaaataagcAATCCGTGTTTGAGAGAATTCAAGtcgaaaatttgaatttcagaTTGATGGATACCAATCTACAACTGAAGATTTGAAAATGTTTGGCAGGTCAAATAAACCAATTACAACTCTCTCACATAACATCCTTTCCAAAGATATAGTAGTTCATAAACAGGAAGCAGAAGCATACAATAGCCATCTTGATACTAAGGACTAAAGTCCCACACTCTGACTGCTGTTGGAAATAAAGTGTGGACTGAGACAGAGTGAGTGTGAGTGATCATACCGGAAAGTTCCTTGCGAAATACAACAAATTTTCCAGTGAGATAAAACCTCCGCCCCTATCATAATATGCCAAATGTTAGTTCCAAGCAATTATGTGACACAAAATCCAAAGATttgaaaagatgaaaaatcGAAGGCAGAAATATTCAAAGCTATACCGAAAATCTGTTGATGGATCTTTTCCCTGCCAACCCATTTCCTTCCACTGATCGGAAATTAAGCTTTGGAGTTCCTTTTCAGGAAATGAAGCACGCCACAATGCCCACAAAGCTTCCTAAATAtggtaaaagaaaatattatgagAAGGATAAGCAGATTTTAGAGTTCATGTAAAGCTTAACCAAAAGAAGGTTCCTAATAAGACTCCTCATATATATGTTGTCAACATTATGTATAGTAGCTTTATGGAATATACCTGATGTTCGGGGATAGAACCATCATAGGCAACATCTAACCGACTCTGAAGCCTATCTAGGCACTCTTCCTGAAAAAATGTGCATTACAATCATCAGGTATTAATGAATGAAACAGGCCACAAGCTGTACAGAGGATTGTTTTTTGCTTCTTCAGAGAAAATAAACCGGACACAGAAATCAACAATCTGCATCTCTCGTACATATTCTTTACACCTCAAAACATCAAGAGAAAAACATAATACATTGCATCtaacatgaattaaattattttttgatgatCCAACTGAGCACTATTACCTGCATTGGTGTCAAATCAAATGATGGGCGAGCATCACTGTCTCTTCTCTGAACACAAACACATGAGAGTCCTCTGCCAAGCCATGCAGATGATCCTGTGACAACCTCCGCTGTAACAAAAGAATAGCATACATACAGATTAACAAACCAACTCTATGTGAAGAAGTATGTCCCACAATTCATGCCTAtgctattttatatttctactGAGTAAAGAGTAAGAAGTGCAGGTGATCGAAAACTGCAATCATGCACAGTCCTTTCCCTCGATCTTTAAACTGGAAAACAATGTTTAAACtcaatgttttaaatataAGAAACACTAAATGATACAACTAATAAGGAGAGCTGAAATGTAAGTTTAGTAGCAACCATAAACCAAATATCTGATCACtcacaaaagtaaaaaaaaataaagcgcCAGACATCAGCAATTTCTGTATGAAGCAAATAGTTGTTCTTTTTTCAGCCAGTAGTCCAATAGGATAGGtcttaaaaaagttaattaactctatgattaattaaacaataagTACGTgcaaaacaataattttacagttcaataataaaaataacaaggCTTATCCACTGGACACATATAATAACTCCAACTGTACTGAAAGAGTACATACACAATTAGACAGTGAAACAAATCATCAACTAATCTAATACTTCCTGATATACAGCTGTAATATTGctcaaaagagaaaaggaTCTAACAATaacaagaagaaaagaatTATTCAGCAATTAATCCTAGGAGTACATAACTCATGAGTCATGATTATATTGTTAAGATAAGTACATAGCACACTTggctttaaaaataattactacacTAAAAACTAGTAGTGCATAGTTATTAGTGAGTTTATATAAGCTTATAAGTACATAATTACTAATATCCAGACATATGCACTTCTTTTCTCCATCTTTTAagttgtagtattttttaccttttttgtTCTCTTTTACCTGTTCTCTCCTTTTCTAACTTCttttcaccttcttcatctttccttttcttatGAAAAGTCTATATAGTACatcatatttcatatattcCTATAAACGATACCAAGATTGTGATCTTTTCTAGATAAAGCAAAtcttcaatttattaataactTAACTGTGTAAAACTGTTACCTTTCAGTAGATCAAACACCAAAATAACACCTACACACATGTATATACACCACCATGGCAAAAGAAAACTAAtccaaaacaagaaacaaactAAATCTCAAAGAAAGTAGGCATAGCTTGACGTAATTGTTTCAATTCACAGATCGGGCATACAGAACCATACACAGCCATGGATAATCACACTCGGATTGAAAGAATGAGGGCAGATAACAAAGGTAAGTTGACATTggatagagagagagtgtgtgtaGAATTACAAACAACAACAAGAGAGAGAGTATACCAGAAGTAGAATGGCAGGCGCCTCCGCGATCAAGCCCACTCGACATTCTCCTCACCGCCACAAACGATTCGCCTCTATCGTCCATTCAATTTCAATCAATTGATAGCTCCTACTTATTGTACCAATATTGAAAAGCGAAATGGAAAGAATCGGTAAGCGCGATCAAATTCGATTTTCAGGCGCGGAAATTGGGAATCGAAATGAGAGGGGGGAGAAAATGAAGCGAAATGTGGAAGGAATTAGACGGGAAAGGCGGCGTTAATTGGAAGTAGCCCTATCAAGAAACGGTAGATTTCTTGGGGGGTTCCAACTCGCAAGATCCGCCACAAATCACCTCAATGAAAGGAAACAGATatcgtctctctctctcactcctaGCAACTCAAATGCATGCGGCCattagtgtgtgtgtgtgtatatattgaTTTGCAGAAACGAAatattgtgtatatatagagaCAGGATAACAACCGTTATCGCAGTATTTCTCTCaagatgtatatatatatataataagcAATAGTTGGCTTCTCTATCCAAAAATGGGGATTTATTAGTTTGTGCTGGTGTAGTTTCGTTGAGATTGGGTGGCCAGCTACTCTGTTTACACACACAAACAGGGAAATGGCCAATCTTGTTCATCGATTATCTGTATCACTCTACTCTCAACTCTCATGTACCATATTGTTACATTGCTTTCGGGTTTCGGATTAGCCTATCCGATCCGATCCGAtctaaaaatctaaaattttatcccGTCCTATTCAAaaaaatccgaaattacataaaaatatgaaaattcgTAAATCCAACAtgagaaattcaaaattttgaaaatctaataccaaaatctaaaaatcaaatatcattaGAAATTTTCAATACAAATGTAATAGTTAGGTTTATAATaatgcatatatttattatatagtactagtatgtaatataaatatatttctcaTGACATCGAATTTTAAT is a window from the Salvia hispanica cultivar TCC Black 2014 chromosome 1, UniMelb_Shisp_WGS_1.0, whole genome shotgun sequence genome containing:
- the LOC125200774 gene encoding nucleoside diphosphate kinase 1-like; translated protein: MEQTFIMIKPDGVQRNLVGEIIGRFEKKGFTLKGLKLISVDSAFAKKHYADLSAQPFFNKLVDYIVSGPVVAMVWEGRNVVATGRKMIGTTNPSDSAPGTIRGDYTIDMGRNVIHGSDAVESAKKEIALWFPQGITEWKSSAHHWIFE
- the LOC125200773 gene encoding ELMO domain-containing protein A-like, yielding MDDRGESFVAVRRMSSGLDRGGACHSTSAEVVTGSSAWLGRGLSCVCVQRRDSDARPSFDLTPMQEECLDRLQSRLDVAYDGSIPEHQEALWALWRASFPEKELQSLISDQWKEMGWQGKDPSTDFRGGGFISLENLLYFARNFPKSFQDLLRKQEGDRAMWEYPFAVAGVNITFMLIQMLDLESYKPRTLVGATFLKFLAENEAAFDLLYCITFKLMDHQWLTMRASYMDFNAVMKATRRQLESELLQEDIRYLQDLPSYKLLSR